DNA from bacterium:
AAATTGCGATGAAAAATAATCTGCCGATCATTTATCTGGTCGATTCGGCTGGCGTTTTTCTTCCTTTACAGGATCAGGTTCTTCCCGATGAAAATCACTTCGGCAGGATTTTTTATAATAATGCGCGCATGAGTGCGATGGGTATCACACAGGTCGCTGCAGTGATGGGACCGTGTGTAGCCGGCGGCGCTTATCTGCCGGTCATGTGCGATAAATTTATCATGGTTGAAGGCTCAAGTTTATTTCTTGCAGGACCGGCTTTAGTGAAAGCGGCCATCGGTCAAGTGATCGATGCGGAAACACTCGGCGGTGCGACGACTCATAATGCCATCAGTGGTACGGCTGATTATCACGAGCCGAATGATGATGCCGCTTTACAAAGAATTCGTGACATTCTAGGTAAAATTCAGCATCGTCCTTTTGCTCCTTTTAATATCATTGAATCGGCTGAGCCTTTCCATGCCATCGAAGAATTGATGGGCCTTTTGCCTGAAGGTTTAGGCCAATACGACACGCGGGAAATTATTGCGCGTATTATTGACCGCTCGGAATTTGACGAATACAAAGCGACCTACGGAAAGACAATCGTTGCGGGTACCGCGCGAATAGGAGGTTATGCTATTGGTATCGTTGCCAATCAAAAAATCGTTCAGCGGACGGCTAAGGGTGAGATGCAAATGGGGGGAGTCATGTATAATGAAGCTGCAGATAAGGCTGCACGGTTTGTGATGAATTGTAACCAGGACGGTATCCCGCTTTTATTTTTGCACGACGTTAACGGATTTATGGTGGGAAGAGATGCCGAGCATGCCGGCATTGCCAAAGACGGTGCGAAACTGGTAAATGCGGTGGCCAATTCCATTGTGCCTAAGATTTCAATAGTCATCGGCGGTAGTTATGGCGCGGGTAATTATGCGATGTGCGGTAAAGCGTACGATCCGCGGTTTATTTTTGCCTGGCCTACGGCCAATATTTCCGTCATGGGCGGCAATCAAGCGGCTTCAACGATCACTGAAATCAGGCTTGCGGGGAAACAGGTGAGTGATGAAGAAAAGAAAAAATTGTACGAAGAGATACGGTCTAATTATGAAAAGCAGGGAAATCCGCGATACGCCGCGGCACGGCTGTGGGTCGATGCGATCATTCATCCGGTCGAAACAAGGAAAGTAATTATTCGATGCCTTGATGCGGCTAAAAATAATCCGAATATTCCGCCTCCGACGTTTGGAGTGCTGCAGGTGTAGCAACTAAATTGAAATCAACATTTCGTAGTTTATTCCATTACTGAATTACTGCAAATTTAACGGTTGTGTTGCCGATGCCCGGTGCTTCTATGAGGGTAATATACATACCGCTTCCAACCGGCTTACCTCAGTCATTCGAGGTCCCACATTCAAGTAAATTTCAGAGAAAATTTGAGTTGATGATTTACGAGTAGCGAATTGCTCAATCAATTTTTTTAAAAATAACAATGGGCCTGTTGCTGGCTTACCTACTCGGATCGTGTTAACAAGAGGACGATTATGCAAAAATATTTTGAGAACCCATCGCATTCCAGCATTATCAATTCGACCCATTGGCCATCGATTAATTTGTCCCGGTGATAATTGGCATTGCTATTGCCAACATTAAGAACAATGGCTTCGTCGGTTCCATTGTCGATTGTTAAAACGACCATTTCAGGCCTAAGGTATTCAATTTTGTTTGTGTAGATGTGCAACCATCGCCATTAGAATAATCCAGATGACCTCCTTCCCAATAAGTGAAAGTCTTATAAAAGTTAGTGAACTTGCAATACAAAACAAATAAATTTTGCGAATTATTTTGGGGATAGTGGAATATCAAGTTCTAGGGCTAATCCGATCGAAAAAAAACGCGGAAAATAAACTTGTTCGTCGATTGAAAAGCCGGTTAATCGCTCATTTTCAATATGACGTTTCCATCCGTATTGACGGATATTTTTATGATTCAGGGCATTGATGATGTTTGCGTATGTAATAAAGCTCATTTGGTCAACATACCATTTTTTTTCGAGCTTAATATCGAGGCTGTAAAATATCGGGAGCCGTTTGCTGTTTTTGGTGTCGGTTAAGTAGAATATTTTACTGTTTTCAACAGCACTATCGCCGATAATGCGTACAAGGCTGGGTGTATAAGGGTCACCTGTATGGTATCGTAACAAAGTGCTCAGCGTAAATTGACGGCTAAAATTGATAACGTTGTTCAGTGTCAGGACATGGGTACGGTCGATATCACGGGCCGTTGTCTGATTCAAATAATTGGTAATGCGGCTAAAAGCTAAAGAATAACTCAAGCTGAAGAGATTGGACCGTCCGTACCGGATGCGAACAAAAAAATCTGTTCCAGCAGAGTAGCCTTTTTTTGTATAATAAGGCTTATCAATGATACCAATCCCTTCGATACGGTTGAAAAAATCGAAGCGATAGTCATCTGAAAGGTGTTGATAATCTTTATAATAAAGATCCAGCGTCATGTCAGTTTTTTCATTGTAAGCATAAGCCAAACTTCCTACATAATGAACGCTTTTTTCGGGCTTACCATCGAGTTTAGATTGATTCTGGTAAGTCCGCATTTTGTAGAAACTATCGGGTTGATAATACCACCCGTAGGCCAGCTTTGCATTTAAGTTATCCGCAAAAGCGTAACTGAAAGCTATTCTTGGAGCTAATTGGACATAGTCGCTATAACTTTGTTGGGAGACTCGCCACCCGCCCAATATATTTAATTTATCGGTGATTGTCCAAGTATCTTGAAGATACGCAGCGAGGGTATGACCGTCAAAATCCGTATCAACAAATATTACGTCCGTTGACACTGCAATGTCTGAAGTTTCTGTGGGATTTATGCGAAATTCTTGGTAATAATAATTAGTAAAAAATTTATTAACTTCAAACCCTGCTTCGATGGCATGACGGTCCCGCAACTTCCAGTAATGATCCTGTTTAAGAGTAATGATTTGAGTAGAACGCTTATCAATATTATTGTTCGAGAAGCTGCCGTCGAATGAAAAATCAGATTTTTTTGATAATTGCTGAAAACCCAGTGTTGTTACGAAAAACCTATTTTCACTGGATACATTCTGCCAGTTAATCCATCCGTATAGATTCTTTTTGTAACTATCAAAAAACTCACGACTGATAAATGAACTGTCTTGATCATAGGCGATTCGATCGCTCAGAAATATGGTATTGAATGATAAAGTATTTCTTTTATCAACTTTGTAATCGAGCTTATTCCAGATGTCATATACAGTTGACGGAAAATTGGTTTCAGTTGCTTTTTCGATGAAGTACGTATAAGTTCGACGACCACTAAAAAAATTATTGACCCGATTGCTAATTTGTTGGTTCAGTCCCACCGAGGCATTCATGAAATCAATAGAGCCTTTGAGATAATCGTTATCGACGCGGTCGATCGTTTTTGCTTTAAGAATACCTGACATTTTATCGCTGTATTTGGCTGAAAACCCTCCTGTGATAAGTTTCATATCTTTGACGAGGTCGGAACTAATAATACTGAAGGGGCCATCGATTTCTTCAAGATGAAAAGGTTCATAGATTTCGAAATTATCGATCAAAATTGATGTTTCATCGGGGTTGCCACCTTTGATGTAAGGTTTGGAACTCCACTCGCTATTTGATACTCCAGGCAGCACCTGAAGACTTCGATAGACGTCTTTTGAAAAAAGTGTAGCCGTTGTCGTGATTTCTTCCGACGTCACGCTCGATGCTGTTCCACCATCAGATGACAATTCAATAACTCCGGGCGTAATTTCGATTGGCTCAAAAAGCAGGGACTGCTCTTCGAGACTGACATTGTAAGTAACATTACGTCCGATATATATTTTACGTGAAAATTCTTTATATCCGATCAAAGTAAATACTAACGTATAGGTCCCGGTTTTAATATGTTCAATTTTGTAATAGCCGGTTGTATCGGAGATGTCGCCTTTTTGAATTTCGGGAATTTGAACACTGACGTAGGATAATCCATTACCCGTAAATTTATCCTTCACTATTCCTTCAATCGAATATATCTTTTCTTGAGCTGTTAACGATAATTGAGTCGCGAGGAGTGTTAACAAAATCAACCGGACATATCGCATAGTAGTTCCCTTATTCCAAATTACCTTCGGCGTCTAATTTCATCATATAAATGTCGGAATTGCCGCGCGCTTGAGTGTATCCAGTAACAATGATGCTTCCGTCGTCTAGAGCCAAGCAACCGGTAGCCACATCATCTCCCTGTTTACCATATAGTTTTTCCCATAACAAGTTGCCATCAATTCCAATTTTCGCTACATACAGTTGCGCATTCAGGCCATGAACCAACATTGATCCCACAATGATAAAACCGTCAGTGACTTCTGCGATGCCGAAGCCCTGATCAATATAACTTGAGCCTAGAAGATTTGACCACACCATATTGCCACTGGAGTTTATTTTAAAAACCCAAATGCCCGTGTCTCCGCCAGGATCCGGTATGTATGAACGAGATGTAACAACAAAGCCTCCATCTTGCGACTGAATCACAGAATAAGGTTCATCTTGATTTCTATTATCATATGTCATCTCCCATATCGGATCGCCGGAAGCATTTAATTTAATCAATAGGACGTTCCAGTTATTATTGGTATCGACTCGATACCCAGCCACTAAAAAGCCTCCATCGGGTGTGACTAAAATTTTCCGCACTTTTTCTCGCAATGCACTGCTTAGCGGTTTGGTCCACACCGTATTACCCGTTTGATCGAGGTGCGTAATAAAAATATCCGTATTATACGAAGGTGGAACTGATACGGTATAAGCGATGACAAATCCGTTGGCAACGCGAACTATAGATCGACCTTCATCTTTTCCGTTATCGCCGAAATTTTTGGACCACAGTAACTGACCATTTTTATCTAACCGAACCACCAAGGCATCACTATTGTCGCCTTTTAAAAAAACAGTTCCAACGGCGGCCATGCCGTTATCATCAGTAGCTACCAGTTCTTCACATCGATCCAAAAATGAACTGCCAATAGTTTTTGACCAGATTAAATTAAATTCTTGATCAATTTTCAGGAGATAAAAATCATAATTGTGTCTGATGCTGTTGGTATATCCTGCTAAGAAAAATTGTCCATCTTTGGATTGGACAATAGCTTGAGCAAAATCTTCACCGTCAAATCCCAATGTCTTATCAAAATATTTTTTCCCCGGTGGGCCGGTAAAAGCATCGCAAGCCGATATCAAGAAAACGATCCCTAAGAAGGGCCATACTTTTTCAAAAAACAGCATAATTTTGTCTTTCCAGGACGGGTAGTGTCAATGAGAAAAGGAAACAATAGGCAAAACGATAATAGAAATTTTTTTTAAAAGTGTCAATGACATAACTTATGTTACAATAGCATTGATTTAAACCATTGCTTTCCATGTAACGTTTTGCGACTTTGTTAAAGGTTCAAAATGGTTTTAGGAGTCGCATGCCATCTACTACAAATTCATTGGTCAAACAATGGCAATTCGTCAATCGTTTGCCATTAGGTAAACATATTTTTAGCAGGATGATCGGCTTATATATTCCATACACAGGGAGTATTTCTGCAAAAGTTATTGAGCTAAAGCCCGGTTATGCGCGAGTACAATTACGGGATCGCCGAAAAGTTCGCAATCATCTGAATTCAATTCATGCAATTGCCCTGGCAAATTTGGCAGAATTTACAGGGAATTTGGCTGTTGTGGCCGGGATGCCGAGGGATGCTCGCTTTATTGTCAAAAACTTTTCTATCGAATATCTGAAGAAAGCCCGGGGTACTTTGATTGGTGAATGTTCTTCTGCAGTGATCGAATCCAATGCAAAACAGGATATTGAAGTAAAGGTTGCCATCAAAAATAAAGACGGAGAAATTGTGGCAGCGGCCGTAATGCAAACATTGATAGGACCAAAAAAATGATCACACGTTTTACGCGCCACGCAGGCGTTGATTATCCCATTATTTGTGGCGCCATGTTTCCATGCAGTAATCCCGAATTGGTAGCTGCTGTGTCTGAAGCCGGTGGTCTGGGAATCATTCAGCCGCTCTCCATGGTGTATGTTCACGGGCATGAGTACCGTGAAGGTCTTCGTTTCATTAAGCGGCTGACAAAAAAACCGATTGGGCTGAATGCCACAGTGGAGAAATCATCGAAAGTATATGAAGACAGACTTAAGCGGTGGATTGATATTGGAATTGAAGAAGGGATTCGTTTTTTTGATACGTCACTGGGTAATCCGAAATGGATTGTCGAAAAAGCTCATGCCGTCGGAGGAATCGTCTATCATAAAGTGACTGAACGCAAGTGGGCGCTTAAAGCGGTGGAGGCCGGGGTTGATGGATTGATCGCGGTCAACGATCGCGCGGGCGGACATGCCGGGACATTGTCCATGCAACAACTGCTCGACAGCATTCGCGATCTGGGTTTACCGGTGATATGCGGTGGCGGAATCGGGGATGAGAATGATTTTGTTGCTGCACTTAAAATGGGATATGATGGCGTAATGATGGCGACACGATTCATAGCGACGGAAGAATGTACGGCTCATGGTGATTACAAACGTGCTTTGGTTCAGGCAGGGGAAAACGATATTGTGTTGACTGAACGCGTGACGGGTGTTCCGTTGTCGGTTATTCGGACAGAGTACGTCGAAAAAATAGGATTGAAAGCAGGGCCGATCGCCCGCCGAATGCTAAAGCACCGTCAATTGAAAAAATTGATGCGCATGGTGTATGCGTTACGATCGATGCGGCAATTGAAACATTCCTCAATCAACGGTAATCGTTCTACCAAAGATTATTATCAGGCCGGTAAAAGCGTTCACGGCATCCATGCGATCGAACCCGTTACAGCTATCGTCCGACGATTTGTTCAGAAAGCCGAAATGCCGGTGAGCAGTTAAAGAGCAAGGCGCATTGCGATGGTTGTGCGCCGGTAAGGCGACGGTGATGTAAAAGGTGTTTCAACAAAACCCAATTTTTTATACAAGGCGCAGGCGGCGATCAATTTACGGTTGGTTTCCAGAACGATTGCTCGCGCTTTTTGTTTTTTAGCCCATTCAATAGCCGTCACCGCCAGTTTTTTTCCAATCTGTAATCCTTGTACTTTCTCCGTCACAGCCATTTTGGCCAATTCGTATTCACGCGGTTGATGGAGGATCATTGCACAAGTGCCGACAGCTTTTCCATCGTGTAATGCAATGAATATTTGCCCTCCTGATTTTAAAATCGATTCCGGACGCGATAGAATCTTCTTGTCTAAATCCTCAATTTTAAAATATTTTTTTAACCATTCATAGTTAAGTGATTTGAATACGGATTTATATTGGACTGAATACAGGACTATTTTCACTGCATCCATTTTTCGCTCTTTGATTTTTTCTTCTACACGCTGAAATAAGCTTTTTCGCTGAAGAACCGTTTCGATATTGTCGAACATATTAAGTATATCAATCCGGGTTTCCTGTATGGCCTCCCTCGCTGCCTTTTCAATGTCCTCCCAGGTTTTTTGCAAATCGGAGCTCATATCATGTCCTTTTTCCGTCAAAGCAAGTAATCGCCGGCGTTTATCCTTCTTATCCTGAATGCTTTTGATCAAACCTGCTTTTTCCATCTCTTTGGACAATTGAATGATGGCTGGATGAGAAAAACCGAGCGTGTCAGCTAATTCTGTGATCGATTGCGGGGATTGTTGAATCAATGCGTAAAATATCAAGAACCAACGGGATTCAAAATCGAAATGTTGTTCTTTATAAATAAGATTTACATCCTGCATCAGTCGGTCGCTGATACGTTTGAAGCGGCTTCCAAGAGCCAATTCTCCCAAAGATTTTGTTAGGTCCATTTTTTTATATTGTCAATTACGTAATTACTTACATAAAATATATAATTGATCGTAAATGTGCAACGATTAGTTTTGGACAAACAGTCCGGCGGGAAGATAAGCGATGGTCAGACCGAATACGAATCGGTGAGATTCATCGTAGGATGTATACAAGCCCGGCATAAACTTTTTAGGACGAATAACGGCTGGATAGATGTTTAATTGTGCGGTATAATATTTCGGACCCTGAAGAAGCAGTGAGGTCATCAGGGAGTGGTTTTTATCGTAAAAAAAGCCAATCGCACCATCCAGGTTCGGCGTGATATAACGAGATTGTTCCGTGCCACGCACGTTCAATTTATTCACTACCACTCCGCCTCCTACAGAAAAATAATGCAAACGATCGGGAGTATAGGTCAAACCTGCCATCGCGTGAATGCCCCAATAGATGAACGCGCCGTAGTGGCTTTCGGAAGAAAAAGGTTTTTTGATGGCAAATTGTTGTCCGGCGTTTTCCATAAAATGATTGGACGGATTGTACACCGGTTGCAACGACCAGTCGTATAAGGGCAATGTGTGTGAGAAAAAATATCGCACGCGATGAGAACTAAAGAGCAGGAAGCCTAACGGGTTAAAGATCAACATGTCGGAAATCGGATCCACGTTGGTGCCTTGATAGGCTCCGTTCTCATTAACTTCATTCATGAATTGATATGTAGTGGTCGTAAGGAAGGACCAGACATAAGGGAGTGGAATCTGATGATAATCAAACCACTCGGCCAGTTTTACGTACTGCATACCATTACCGATAGTGTGGTTCATAAGATTCGGTGCAAATTGCATGGATTTAGGCTTAAGTGTAAAATTAAAAAATTCTCTCTCCCAAAAATTACCCCAACCGTAACGATTGATATTTTTGATAGGATGAGAAATATTTTTCCAGACGCCTTTCATACCATCACGGTAGGAAATGCTTGTAATATCCTTGCTATGCGCTCCATTACGCAGGATATCATAAGAACCGTTGAGAATTAGCGATCCGGGGTTGAAATATAAATCGGAGCCGAATTGGTTAGCGGGGTTGTAGAAATAATATTGTTTATCCTGCCCTGATGAAGGGCAGGATAGCATCGCTGACATAAAAAAAAGAAAAGCCCCAAATTTTAAAAAACGCATCGCTATTTTTTAGTCGCCTTAATAATTTTTTGTTCAGCGAGCGGTCGATCCATTTTATCCGTCGCCGTTTGTTCAATTTTTTGAACAATATCATAACCGGAAATGACTTCGCCGAAAATGGTATGTTTGTCATTAAGCCATGCGGTCGGAACGGTGGTTATAAAAAACTGGCTGCCGTTTGTTCTCGGGCCGGCATTGGCCATTGCGAGCAATCCTTTGCGGTCGAATCTTTCCTTGGGACTGAATTCATCTTCAAACGGTTTGCCCCAAACCGATTGCCCACCACGACCGGTGCCGGTAGGGTCGCCGCCTTGGATCATAAAATTTTTGATCACACGATGAAAAATAATGCCGTCGTAATATCCTTTTTCAACCAGCTTTTCAAAATTTTCGCTCGCTTTTGGAGCCGCGTCAGGTTTAAGCTGTACTTCAATGGTACCTTGCGTGGTTTCCAAAATGATAATCGATGCGCTCATAGAATCTCCTTCTTAATGGATGAATGATTAAAAATTATTTTACAGATTGAAGAATGGGTTTCAAATACTTCCAGACAGTCTCGGCAACGATTTTGTGGCCTTCAGGTTTGGGATGGATTCCGTCGGATAAATTCAAATCGGGTTTGTCGGCAACACCTTCCAACAAAAAAGGAATCCTTTCAATGCCATTCGTTTTTGCAAGATCGGGGAAAATTTTTCGAAAAGTTGTCGTATAGGTTTCACCCATGTTAGGCGGAACTTCCATACCAGCAATGAGAATTTTTGTTCCGGGATATTTTTCTTTAGTTTTAGTAATAATCGCCTGTAAATTTTCTTTAGTGAGATTGAGAGGAATACCGCGCAAGCCGTCGTTGGCTCCCAATTCTAAGACCAACACATCAATTTTTTGTTTCAGAAGCCAATCCATTCTGCGTAGTCCGCCGGACGTTGTTTCGCCACTGATACCGGCATTAATAATTTTAAAATTTAATCCGGCTTGATCGATTTTATTCTGAATCAACGAGGGGTATGCTTCGGAAGGTTCAACACCAAAACCGGCCGTAAGACTATTGCCGAGGAATACAATGTTTTTTTGATCTTGCGAAAATACCGTGGAATAAAAAAAGAAAAACATGGTGATGTATCGAAACAAAATCAGACCTTCCAGTATTTTGTCATCGGAAGTTGTAGTAAGAACAAATTACTTCGAAAATGCGTATTGTGATTCTAATAACGGATCGTTATGTTATTTCCGTTTTTAATCGGGCGAATCCAACATACTAAAATTCATTAACTATGTCCACAGTTTTAAGCGTCACTCATCTTACTCAATCTTATCGAAGCGGTCATCGCGAACTCACTGTTGTCAAAGATATTAGCTTTTCGGTGGAAGCAGGTGCGTCGTGTGCGATCGTAGGCCCTTCGGGAAGCGGCAAAACCACGTTGCTAGGTTTATGCGCCGGTTTAGATCGTCCGACGGCCGGTTCCGTCGCACTTAACGGGGTTGTTCTCGACGGGCTTGACGAAGACCAGCGTGCCATAATTCGCAATCAATCCGTCGGATTCGTATTTCAGAATTTTCAGTTGATTCCAACGTTGACGGCGCTAGAAAATGTCATGGTGCCGATGGAATTGCGCGGCGAAAATCATGCCGAGGTACGTGCCAGAGAATGGCTTGAACGCGTGGGACTGGGCGACCGACTGGACCA
Protein-coding regions in this window:
- a CDS encoding acyl-CoA carboxylase subunit beta translates to IAMKNNLPIIYLVDSAGVFLPLQDQVLPDENHFGRIFYNNARMSAMGITQVAAVMGPCVAGGAYLPVMCDKFIMVEGSSLFLAGPALVKAAIGQVIDAETLGGATTHNAISGTADYHEPNDDAALQRIRDILGKIQHRPFAPFNIIESAEPFHAIEELMGLLPEGLGQYDTREIIARIIDRSEFDEYKATYGKTIVAGTARIGGYAIGIVANQKIVQRTAKGEMQMGGVMYNEAADKAARFVMNCNQDGIPLLFLHDVNGFMVGRDAEHAGIAKDGAKLVNAVANSIVPKISIVIGGSYGAGNYAMCGKAYDPRFIFAWPTANISVMGGNQAASTITEIRLAGKQVSDEEKKKLYEEIRSNYEKQGNPRYAAARLWVDAIIHPVETRKVIIRCLDAAKNNPNIPPPTFGVLQV
- a CDS encoding TonB-dependent receptor; translation: MRYVRLILLTLLATQLSLTAQEKIYSIEGIVKDKFTGNGLSYVSVQIPEIQKGDISDTTGYYKIEHIKTGTYTLVFTLIGYKEFSRKIYIGRNVTYNVSLEEQSLLFEPIEITPGVIELSSDGGTASSVTSEEITTTATLFSKDVYRSLQVLPGVSNSEWSSKPYIKGGNPDETSILIDNFEIYEPFHLEEIDGPFSIISSDLVKDMKLITGGFSAKYSDKMSGILKAKTIDRVDNDYLKGSIDFMNASVGLNQQISNRVNNFFSGRRTYTYFIEKATETNFPSTVYDIWNKLDYKVDKRNTLSFNTIFLSDRIAYDQDSSFISREFFDSYKKNLYGWINWQNVSSENRFFVTTLGFQQLSKKSDFSFDGSFSNNNIDKRSTQIITLKQDHYWKLRDRHAIEAGFEVNKFFTNYYYQEFRINPTETSDIAVSTDVIFVDTDFDGHTLAAYLQDTWTITDKLNILGGWRVSQQSYSDYVQLAPRIAFSYAFADNLNAKLAYGWYYQPDSFYKMRTYQNQSKLDGKPEKSVHYVGSLAYAYNEKTDMTLDLYYKDYQHLSDDYRFDFFNRIEGIGIIDKPYYTKKGYSAGTDFFVRIRYGRSNLFSLSYSLAFSRITNYLNQTTARDIDRTHVLTLNNVINFSRQFTLSTLLRYHTGDPYTPSLVRIIGDSAVENSKIFYLTDTKNSKRLPIFYSLDIKLEKKWYVDQMSFITYANIINALNHKNIRQYGWKRHIENERLTGFSIDEQVYFPRFFSIGLALELDIPLSPK
- a CDS encoding DUF4442 domain-containing protein, giving the protein MPSTTNSLVKQWQFVNRLPLGKHIFSRMIGLYIPYTGSISAKVIELKPGYARVQLRDRRKVRNHLNSIHAIALANLAEFTGNLAVVAGMPRDARFIVKNFSIEYLKKARGTLIGECSSAVIESNAKQDIEVKVAIKNKDGEIVAAAVMQTLIGPKK
- a CDS encoding nitronate monooxygenase, whose amino-acid sequence is MITRFTRHAGVDYPIICGAMFPCSNPELVAAVSEAGGLGIIQPLSMVYVHGHEYREGLRFIKRLTKKPIGLNATVEKSSKVYEDRLKRWIDIGIEEGIRFFDTSLGNPKWIVEKAHAVGGIVYHKVTERKWALKAVEAGVDGLIAVNDRAGGHAGTLSMQQLLDSIRDLGLPVICGGGIGDENDFVAALKMGYDGVMMATRFIATEECTAHGDYKRALVQAGENDIVLTERVTGVPLSVIRTEYVEKIGLKAGPIARRMLKHRQLKKLMRMVYALRSMRQLKHSSINGNRSTKDYYQAGKSVHGIHAIEPVTAIVRRFVQKAEMPVSS
- a CDS encoding bifunctional helix-turn-helix transcriptional regulator/GNAT family N-acetyltransferase, producing MDLTKSLGELALGSRFKRISDRLMQDVNLIYKEQHFDFESRWFLIFYALIQQSPQSITELADTLGFSHPAIIQLSKEMEKAGLIKSIQDKKDKRRRLLALTEKGHDMSSDLQKTWEDIEKAAREAIQETRIDILNMFDNIETVLQRKSLFQRVEEKIKERKMDAVKIVLYSVQYKSVFKSLNYEWLKKYFKIEDLDKKILSRPESILKSGGQIFIALHDGKAVGTCAMILHQPREYELAKMAVTEKVQGLQIGKKLAVTAIEWAKKQKARAIVLETNRKLIAACALYKKLGFVETPFTSPSPYRRTTIAMRLAL
- a CDS encoding peptidylprolyl isomerase, with the translated sequence MSASIIILETTQGTIEVQLKPDAAPKASENFEKLVEKGYYDGIIFHRVIKNFMIQGGDPTGTGRGGQSVWGKPFEDEFSPKERFDRKGLLAMANAGPRTNGSQFFITTVPTAWLNDKHTIFGEVISGYDIVQKIEQTATDKMDRPLAEQKIIKATKK
- a CDS encoding arylesterase, with protein sequence MFFFFYSTVFSQDQKNIVFLGNSLTAGFGVEPSEAYPSLIQNKIDQAGLNFKIINAGISGETTSGGLRRMDWLLKQKIDVLVLELGANDGLRGIPLNLTKENLQAIITKTKEKYPGTKILIAGMEVPPNMGETYTTTFRKIFPDLAKTNGIERIPFLLEGVADKPDLNLSDGIHPKPEGHKIVAETVWKYLKPILQSVK
- a CDS encoding ABC transporter ATP-binding protein — translated: MSTVLSVTHLTQSYRSGHRELTVVKDISFSVEAGASCAIVGPSGSGKTTLLGLCAGLDRPTAGSVALNGVVLDGLDEDQRAIIRNQSVGFVFQNFQLIPTLTALENVMVPMELRGENHAEVRAREWLERVGLGDRLDHYPVQLSGGEQQRVALARAFVTKPTILFADEPTGNLDDETSHKIEELLFELNHEAGTALVLVTHNLELAQRTQRIIQLKGGHVVNDSPFKK